CATTGTCGACCGCACGGTGAAGCGGCTGCCCCTCAGCCGCCGCCTTGAGGACTACGCCGTCTGGACCGTCTGGGACGACACCGTGGGTCCGGCCATCGCGCGCAACGCGCGCCCCGAAAAACTGCGCAACGGCACCCTCTTCGTGCGCGTGCGGGCAGCGGCCTGGATGCAGCAGCTCCACTACATGAAGGACATCATGCTGGAGAAGCTCAACCGGCGGCTGGGACGCGAGGTGATCACCAACATCTTCTTCGTGGTGGGAGATGTGACCGCCGAGCCGCCCCGGGGAGATCCCGCCGATGCCGCGGAGCTTCCGGCCGTGGATACGACCCGGCTCCCGCAGCAGGCGTTGGACGGTATCGACGACCCGGAGCTTCGGGATTCCCTGCGCCGCCTGCTGCTCAACCACCTCAGAAAACGGGGTTGACCCGTTCCCGCTTCAAGCCCGGGACCGTGCCGAGGCTTACGGCTTCAGCAACGCCGCCACCTCGTCCGTGTACTCGTCCTCGCCACGGTAGATGACCAGCGGCGGCGCCACCGTCAGTCCGGTCCGCGCTCCCTTCACACCCTCCGCCAGGACCAGCGTCGCCGGAGCGTCCGCAAACGAATGGACGAAGCGGACGCGCCTGGGTTCGAGGCCGTGCCCGCGCATCACCGCGAACAGTTCCACGGCCCGCTCCGCGGGATACACCATGCACATCCGGCCCCGGTGCCGCAGCAAGGAAGCCCCCGCCCGCACGAAATCGGCAAGTCCCCCCTCCACTTCGTGCCGCGCCAGCAGCCGTTCGGCATCCGGATTGACCCTGCCGCTCCTGGGCGGACGGTAAGGGGGATTGCACACCGCGACATCGAACCTCTTGGACACCATCTCCTTGTCCAAGGCGCGCACATCTCCCGTCACGACCCGCACCCGTTCCCGGAGTCCGTTCAAATCCACGGCGCGCCGGGCTCGCTCCACCATGGCCTCCTGCAGCTCCACGCCGACCACCTCCACGCCATCGTGCAGTACCGCCAAGGACAGCGCCACGACGCCGTTGCCCGCGCCCAGGTCGACGACGCGCACGCCCTGCACCTGGACGAAGCGCGCCAGCAGCAGTGAGTCCAACGAGAAACGGTAGCCGTCCCTTCGCTGCACCACGGCAACGCGCCCGTCGAACACCCGGTCGACGGTTTCGAGTTTGGCGGATGGGTGCGTGTCGTCTAAGATGGAAGGGTCCGTACCGGCAAGGTATCCGGATTCCATTGACTCATCTCCAGGCATGACCACACTCCTCGCCACCATCGGCAATCGGACCCTCGGCCATCTGGCCGGCATGGGGCGGGGCATGATCTTTCTCGGCTCCGCCCTGCTGTGGGCGCTGCGCCCGCCCGCCAAGGTCCGCCTCATCATACAACAGATCCGCGCCATCGGGGTGGACTCGCTGCTGGTGGTGCTGCTCTCGGGCCTGTTCACCGGCATGGTGCTGGGGCTCCAGGGCTACTACAGCCTGCGCAAGTTCAACGCCGAGAGCTTCCTCGGCGCGGTGGTGGCGTTGAGCCTGCTGCGGGAGCTGGGGCCGGTGCTGTCGGCCTTCATGGTCACCGGGCGGACGGGCTCGGCCATGGCGGCGGAACTGGCCTCCATGCGCGTCACCGAGCAGATCGACGCCATGCACTCCATGGCCATCAATCCGGTGAAGTACCTGGTCTCGCCGCGCGTGGTCGCGGGCCTCATCGCCATGCCGCTGCTCACGTGCATGTTCAACGTCATCGGCATCCTCGGCGCCTACGTGGTGGGGGTGGGCCTGCTGGACCTGGGCTCGGGCAGCTACGTGGCCGGCATGGAGCAGAGCGTGCAGCTCCGGGACGTGGGCGAGGGGCTGCTCAAGTCCTCCACCTTCGGGATCATCATCAGTTGGGTGTGCTGCTACAAGGGGTTCCACGCCCTCCCCATGGCCACGGGAGTGGGCCGCGCCACCACCGAGGCGGTGGTGCTGTCGTTCGTGCTGATCCTGTTGTCGGACTATTTCCTGACTTCGGTGCTGCTGTAGCCCCATGGTCCGGAGCCCTTCATGATCCAGGTCATCGACATCCACAAGAAGTTCGGCCATCAGGAGGTCCTCCGGGCCACCAACCTGACCATCGACGACGGCTGCATCACCACCATCATCGGCGGCAGCGGCAGCGGCAAGACAGTGCTGCTCAAGACCATGATCGCGCTGCTGCTCCCCGACAGCGGGCGCATCCTGGTGGACGGCACGGACATCACCCGCCTGCGCCAACGGCCCCTCAACGAGATCCGGCGCAAGTTCGGCTTCCTGTTCCAGGGCGCCGCCCTGCTCGACTCCATGACGATCTTCGACAACATCGCCTTCCCGCTGCGCGAGCGGACGCGCCTCGGAGAGGACGCCATCGGCCGGAAGGTGCGGGAACGGCTCGATCGGGTGGGGCTGAAGGACATGGGCTACAAGTACCCGGCGGAGGTCAGCGGGGGCATGAAGAAGCGCGCCGGGTTCGCCCGCGCGCTGGTGACCGATCCCGAGATCGTGCTCTTCGACGAGCCCACCACCGGCCTCGACCCGCGCCTGGGCCAAAGCATCCACCAGCTCATCGCCGCCATGCAGAGCCAACTCGGCTTCACCGGCGTCATCGTCAGCCACGACATCCCGGAAGTGTTTACAATATCCCACCGCGTCGCTATGTTGGCCGACGGGGTCATCGTCGAGAGCGGCCCCGCCGCGGAGTTTCTCCAATCGCAAAATCCGGTGGTACGGCGGTTCCTGCACGGCGATGCCGAGGAGGCGATCCAGTGAACCATAGAGCTACGGAAGTCGTCGTCGGCCTCTTCGTGTTGGCGGGCATTCTTTGCGCCGGCTATCTCGCCATCCGCCTGGGCAAGCTCGAAGCCTTCGGCAACTCCGGATACGTCGTGTACGCCGACTTCGCCAGCGTGGCGGGGCTGCGCCGCGGCGACTCGGTGGAAATCGCCGGCGTCGGCGTCGGCCGGGTGGACTCCCTGACCCTCGTGGAAGACCGCGCGCGCCTCGCCTTGCGCATCGATCCGGGCGTGGCCATCCAGGAAGACGCCATCGCCTCGGTGCGCGCCCGCGGCCTCATCGGCGACAAGTTCGTCGCCATCTCCCCCGGAGCATCGGACCGTAACGTGCCGGAAGGCGGCCGCATCCGCGAAACGGAATCGCCGCCCGACATCACCGATTTGATCGGCAGGATGCTCGGCGGCGACATCACGGGCGACGCGCCCTGAGCGCGGGCCGGTCGCTCGCATGCGCTTGCGGAATCCAGTTCAGTGGTGCCGTGACCATCTGTCGTTCTACGGCTGGCGGATGGTGCTGGTGGGCTGCCTGTTCCGGTTTCTCGGCGGCGGCTTCCACTTCTACGGCTTCACCGTCTTCGTCCTGCCGCTGGAAAAGGACCTGGGCATCAATCGCGCGGCCACCGGCCTGGTATTCGGCCTCGCCCGTGCCGAAGGAGCCCTCGAAGGCCCTTTGGCCGGGTATCTCATCGACCGTATCGGACCACGTCCCATCATGATGGTGGCGGTCCTGCTCACCGGCTTGGGCTACATCCTCCTCTACTGGGTCCAGTCCTACTGGATGCTCCTCGTCATCTACCTCGGAGTGGTCTCGCTGGCCTTCGGCGCCGGCTTCATGCACTGCCCGATGGTGCTGGCCAATAGCTGGTTCATCCGCTACCGCGGCCGGGCCATGGCGCTGGTGAGCTGCTCCATCGGCGTCGGCGGCGCCCTGCTGGCGCCGATCCTCGCCTACGTGGTGCATTACTACGGGTGGCGCTGGGGGATGGTGTTCGCCGGCACGGCCTTCCTGCTCTTCGGGATGCCCCTGGCGGCCTTGGTGCGCCGCTCCCCCGAGGACATGGGCCTGTCTCCGGACGGGAATACCCCCGCGAGCGATCCGCTCGCTCCCGGCCGGCCGGGGACGGGCCGCGCGGCGCCGGCCGAAGCCGACGTCGGCATCTGGGAAGCCTTCCGCGGTTCGCCCTTCTGGCTCCTCGTGCTCGCCACCCTCTTCCGCGTGCTGGGTCTCAGCACGGTCATCCAGGCCTTCGTGCCGATCCTGGTGTGGAAGGGTGTGGCGGAGCTCTCGACGCGCTGGTTCCTGGGCGCGTTCGCGGCGCTGTCCCTGCCCACCCACCTCATCGTGGGCTCGCTCGCGGACCGGTTCAACAAGGCCCGGCTCATGGCCGTGTGCATGCTGGTGGCGGCCAGCGGACTGGTGCTGCTGACCTATGCGCAGAACACGCTGTGGATCTGGCTCGTCCTGCCCCTCTTCTCCCTGGTGGAAGCGGTGTTCCCCGTGACCTGGGCCATGGTGGGCGACCTCTACGGGCGCCGCCACTTCGCCAAGGTGCGCGGCAACATGGGTTTCTTCTACCAATGGGGCGGCCTGTTCGGACCCGCCCTGGCCGGCGCCATCTTCGACGCCACCCAGAGCTACAAGCCCGCGCTTCTGGGCATCGTCGGCCTGTACGTGATCTCGGCCGGCCTCTACATGCTCCTCAGCAAGCCCTGGCTGGCGCGGGTGAAGGCGCAGGCGGGCGGGTGAACCGGATCCCCGGTTCATCCGCCCAGCGAGATGGCGGCGGTGCCCGCGATGACGCAGATGGCGCCGACCGCGGTCCGAAGACTCACCTGCTCCAGGTCCCTCAGGAAGATCACGGTTCCCAGAAGCACCCACAGCGGGCTGATGCCCACGAGCGGCGAGACCGTGATGACGCTGCCCACGCCCAGCGCGGTGATTACCAGCAGGATGCCGCAGGTCTCGGCGGTGCCGGCGGCGATGAAGGGGAGCATGGCGCGGCGGTCCCACACCAGCGGCTCACGGCTGAACGGCATGTAGACGAGGAAGCAGGCCAGCGAGACGATGCCCACCAGCGCGGCGAAGAACAGCGGCTCGTGGGAGATGGCCAGGGCAAAGCGGCGCATGGGGTGGACGATGCCCGCCAGCAAGGCGGCGGTGAGCGGGAACAGGAACTCCCACCAGCGGAACGAACGCACCTCCGCCGCGGGCTTCCAGGTAATCAGCACGATGCCGCAGACCACCGAGACCACCCCGGCCAGCACCAGGACCGTGCCGTTCTCGCCCAGCACCGTGATGGCCACGAACACGCCGAACATGGGATGCGTCGAGCGTATCGGGCTGCTGCGCGACGCGCCGACCCGGTGCACGCCGGTGTAGGTGCACAGCCGGATGATGGGCTGGAGCATACCGGCCACGATGAAGACGTAGACAGCCACCGTGTCCACCGAAGGAATGCCGCCGGTGAAGAAGACCGCGGTCCAGAGGCTCACCGTGTGGACGATGAGCGAGATCAGCGTGACGGTCTTGGGCGTGGAGTACTGCATGCCCCGGCGCGAGCTGACGAGCACGCAGGCGTAGGAGAGGGAGGCGCACAGGGCGATGACCTGGGCAGGGATGGCCATGGGACGATTTCCGGCGCGCGGCGCGTTACGGGAGACCCGGAACCCGGCCGCGCGTCAGTCGGGAAGCGGCAATCGCGGCATGCGCAGTTCGGGGGCGGCGCCGCCCTCGGCGCACACGGCCTCGATGGCCGCCAGATCGGCCTCCACGTCCGCCATGAACCGGGTCATGTCGACGCCGAGGCACGCCGGCCGGTAGGGATCGAGCTTTTGGATGGCCGAGCGCAGCAGCTTGACGGCGCCCTGGGGCACTTCCTGCTCCCACTTGAAGTAGCCCGCCGCCACCTGGATAATGCCTTGGTAGAACTCGCGCTCGGGCCCGTGGTCCTCGAGCCAGAGTTGCTCCAGGGTCTCGTGAGCTTCATAGTAGAGCCCGCGGTTGAACTCGTCGACGGCGGCGAGAAAACGTGGGTCGTGTTCCATGACGTAAAGGCGACCTCCGATCCAGTGGTTTTAGCCCCATGAACACCAGCGCGCTTGAATTCTCAATTCCTACCCCATATCCCCTGCCCGGCAAAGCCCTGCCCGACAAGAGATCCGGTGTGACGCGGTGACGTCCCCACTCGCCCTGAGCATCGACACGCTCACCCACGGCCCCTTCGGCCTCGGCCGGAGCGACGGCAAAGTGGTGCTGGTCCCGCTGACCGTGCCCGGGGACCGGGTGGAGGTGGACGTGGTGGAGGAGCACAAGCGCTACTCCGTGGCCCGGCTGCGATCGGTGGTGGAACCGTCGCCGGCGCGCCGGACGGCCCCCTGCCCCTACACCGGTGACTGCGGCGGGTGCTCGTGGCAGGAGGCGGCCTACGAGACGCAGCTTCAGGCCAAGCAGCGGAACGTCGCGGACGCGCTCGCCCGGGTCGGCGGCCTCGCCGGGTTCGAGCTCCTCCCCATCCTGCCGGGGTCCCGCGAGTTCCACTACCGGCGCCGCATCGTGCTGCACGTGGACGGCGAGCGGCGGATCGGGTTCCACCGGGCGTCCTCCCGGGAGGTCGTGGAGGTGCGCGGCTGCCACATCGCCGAGCCGGATACGGAAAGCGGCATCGAGCTCGCCGTCCAATGGGTCGGGCGTCTGGCCACGCCGGTGTCGGAGGTAGAGATTCTGAGCGCCGACCGGCCGGGGCAGGTCATCCTCTCGGCCAAAAGCAGGCACGCCTACCAGAGCGTTGACGGCGACGCGTGCGCGGAGTTGGTCGGCGGCCCGGCGGCGGGAATCGTGATGGCGGGGCCCGGATGGCGCCAGCGATGGGGCGAGACCGCGCTTTCCTGCATCGTGGACGGCGACCTGCGGCTGACTCACGACGCGGGCACTTTCAGCCAGGTCAACACGGAGGGAAACCGCCGGCTGGTGGACGAGGTGATGGCATGGGCGGGCTTCGGCGCCGAGGATGACGTGCTGGAGCTGTACGCGGGCGCCGGCAACCTCACCCTGCCCGCGGCCCGGCGGGCCCGGCGGGTGACGGCGGTGGAAGCGAACGCGCGACTGGTTCGCAACGGCCGACGCAATGCGGCGGACAACGACGTCCGCAACATCCGTTGGTGGCGCCACGACGTTCCGGCCGCGGTGGACGCGTTCATCCGCCAGCAGCGCCGCTTCACCACCATCGTCCTCAACCCGCCCCGCGACGGCGCCAAGCGGGCCGCTCCCAGGCTGGCGGCGCTTGGCGCCGGGAGGGTCCTCTACGTCTCATGCGACCCGGCGACGTTGGCGCGAGACCTGGGTCGGCTCACGGCTCAAGGCTACGCGCTGCGGCGCGTGCGCCCGGTGGATCTCTTTCCCCAGACGTTCCACGTGGAGACCATCGCCGAACTGGTCCGGGAGTAACCGCTTCACGCCCCGCCGCCATCGACCCTTGAGTCAAGGGTGCCCGCTGGTGTAGACTGCGCGCTGGGAGGAAGAAATGACCCAGCCGAAGAAACGGGTAACTCCGAAGGTCACCATCATCGACAGCAACGGCGCCAGCCAGACCATCAACTACCTGCTCGAGGACCGTGACGAGCTGGAGTGGCTGATGGCTGTCGGTCGCAACAAGAACGGTGACATCTTCTTTTACGACACCGGCGGCGACATTCTGCACGACCTCGGCGCCCTGGAGTACGTAAAAGAACGGATCCTGAGGGACTACTTCGGCGAAATGGACGAGTAGCCACGCCTCACGCGAACGCGTATCCCGTCTTAACGGGCCGCGTTCGCCGAACGCCTCCACGTCATCCAGAAGAAGATCGCCGCCGCCGCGATCATCACCGCGCTGAGATACTGCCCGCGCGACAGGCCCCACGCGAGCCCCAGGTGGGCGTCGGGCTCGCGCACGAACTCCACCATGAACCGGGCGATGCCGTAGCCGCCGACGAATGCCCAGGTGACGATGCCCGGCGCGCGCGTGCGCGTTCCCAGCCACAGCAGCACCCCGAGCAGCAGCGGGCCCTCGAGAAACGCCTCGTAGAGCTGGGACGGATGGCGCGGCAGCGGCCCGCCGCCCGGGAACACCAACCCCCACGGCAACTCCGTCGTGCGTCCGTACAGTTCGCCGTTGATGAAGTTTCCCAACCGGCCGAGACCCAGGCCCAGCGGCGCGGCCGCGAAGATGCAGTCGGAGGCGGAATAGAACGGTATCCCCTGCTGCCGCACGTACCACCAGCCCGCGAGCGCGGCCCCCAGTGCGCCGCCGTGAAACGACATGCCGCCTTCCCACACCGCCAGGATCTGCGCCGGGTAGGCCAGGTAGTACGGCAGGTTGTAGAAGACCACGTAGCCCAACCGCCCGCCCAGCACGACCCCGATGGCCACGTAGCTGATGAGTTCCACCAGCTTCTCCCCGCCCAGGGCCAGGCCGCGCTTGCGCGCCAGCCACGCGGCGATGAAATAACCGCCGACGAAGCCGAAGAGGTACATCAGCCCGTACCACCGGACCGCCACCGGCCCTATCTGAAGGGCCACCGGATCGATGTTGGGGAAAGTCCACATGGATCGAAGGGTCCCGTCACGATTGATCGGAGTCCCCCTGGCTGTCCGAACCGGCGCGGCCGCGCCGGCGCCGAAACGCCAGGTAGATTCCGATCACCAGGAGCACGGCGCCGGCGAGATACGCCGAATCGTAGCTGCCCGCGGGCTCCGTTTCCGCGGCGCCGTCCGCGGGAGCGGCGGCCAGCGCCACGCCGTTGCCCAGCAGCGCCGCCATCAACTCACGCACGTCGTCCTTGTACCAGGGCTTGAAACCGATGCTCTTGCCGAGGACCTCGCCGCGGCGGCCGATGAGAACCGTTTCCGGCAGCCGCATCACGCCGTACTCCCCGGCGATCTCGCTACGCGGGTCCATCAACATGGGATAGGTGAGCTTCTGCTCTTCGGCGAACGCATTCACCTCTCCGGCCGTCTCCATGAAGTTCACCGCGACGACTTCAAGGCCCTGTCCCCGGAACTCCTGGTAGAGCCGCTCCATGTCCGGCATCTCGAGCCGGCACGGCGGACACCACGTGGCCCAGAAGTTGAGCAGCACCACCTTGCCGCGGTAGTCCTCCGAGGCGACCTTGTTCCCGGCCGCGTCCACCGTGGTGAAAGCCGGGGCTTCCTCGGACGCCTCCGGCACAAGGAAGCCGAGCTTGCGCAGGCGCTCTCCATCGACCGTCCCCCAAGCCGATGCGCAGAGCGCCACGAGCCACAGGACCGACATCAACGCCTTCATCTCGACAGACTCCCGTGTTCCAGTGCGTTGGCCGCCTCGTCCTCGGAAATGAGCCGGCGCGCCACCAGCACCAGGATCGGGATCACGTACATGTGGCCGCTGACCCACATGATGCCGCCGCCGAGCCCCTGGTCCTGGATCGGGCTCAACGCCGCGAGGCCGGGGACCGCTGCGTAGAACGGGTAGAGGATGCGCTCGGGCACGGCGATGGCCATGCCCAGGAGCGTGTTCTGCAGCGTCGCCGCCAGCAGGTAGATCACCCTTGCCCCGAGCGGCCGCGTCGGGCGATAGAGTGGCGCCACGTTCAGGATGGGCCACCAGAAAAGCACCGCGGTGACGAAGAACATCCAGTGCTCGAGGTCGTGCACCCACCAGTAGCGCAGCGCCGCCTGGTACAGCGCCGGGTGGTGCCACCCCCACAGGTTGACCACGTAGAGGGTCCAGGCCACCGGCATCGCCGTGAGGGCGGTCAGCACGGACCGCCCCAGGCATCCCTCGCGAAACAGCCCGGCGAAGCTCTCTCGAAGGCCTCCCGGGAGGCCCCACAGCACCACCGGGAAGGGATTGGCCAGAAGAATGCCCAAGGGCGCGATCATCAGCAGCAGGATGTGCTGCACCATGTGCATGCTGAGGCGTTCCGCCGCGAGACGGTCCACCGGCGACACCAGCGCCACCGCGAGCGCGGCGATGCCGCCCAGGTAGAGCACCAGCCCGGTCACGGTGGCGGCGCCCTCCGCCTGCCCCCGCAGCCGCACCCAGCCGGTGAGATAGATGCCCGCCGCCAGCGCCAGCACCAGCATGATGTCCAGGCGCAGGCCTGACGGCATCATGCCGAACAGCAGCATCAGCGCGTCGAACGGCAGAGGCTCATCAGGCCCGCCGTGGCCTCCTCCGTGAGCCATCAGGAACCGCGGCCACGAAAACGCGGCCAGCACCGCGCCGGCCGCCGCCACGCGTCCGAGACTCCCGGCGCCCCGGAACCCGCTGCCGGACCGAGCGTCCGCGCGCCGCCGGCCCATCACGGTCCGCAACGTCACGCAACCCTCCACAGAAGCAGGACCCAGGACGGCAGCAACGCCACGGCGCCGAGCAACCAGTACAACACGCGCGGTGCCCACGCCGCGTGCGCCTTGAGCCAGCGCACGCAGAACTCGGTGGCGATGACCCCGATCAACGCCGCCGCCGAGGACAGGGCCAGGAACGCCTTGAGGCCCTTGTCCGGATTCTCCCCGGAAAGGCCGTCGAGCAGGCCGGTGAGCGCGATCAGCCACCCCGGCGCAAGGGCCGCGAGCCCCACCATCCAGAGGAACTCGGGCTTTCCGAGGCGCTTACGAAAATACACGGCCGCCACCGCCCCGGCGACGATGCCGAACAGGCCGACCCAGATCGAAAGCGTCATGCCGGCGCTCCGTATGGCGCCGTCGTCACAACCCCGGCAACCGGCCCGGTGGAAAGGAAACCCATGTCCATAATATGCGCAGGATTTCGCGTGACCGGCAAGGCGCCCTTGCCCATCGCACCGATTCGCGCGTAAGACAGGGCAACGAGTACCCCGATGCGATTCTCCGCGACCTCCCTGTTCGATCTGGGCGAGTTGCCGCCGGAACTGCGGCGTTCCCTGGGACTCGTCTACGCCTCGAGCCTGCTGGTGATCATGGGCGTGAACCTCGTCCAGCAGGTCCTTCCGGTCATGCTGGAGCCGTTCGGCATCACCGACGCCGAGGTCGGGCTCGTCATCGCGGTCTACACCGCCCCGGCCATCGTGCTGGCTCCCCTGCTCGGGGTCGTCGCCGACCGCTACGGCAGGCGCCCGTTGCTGCTGGGCGGGCTGTTGCTGTTCGGCGGGGCCGGCACCGCGGTGGCGTTCGCACCGAGCTTCGGGTGGGTGCTGGCCCTGCGGGCCGTTCAAGGCGTCGGCTTCAGCGCGGTCATTCCCCTCACCATCGTGCTCATCGGCGACCTGCTGGAAGACCGCCGGGAGGTATCGGGTCAGGGGCTGAAGGTCTTCATCGACCGGGTGGGCGAAGTGGTGTTGCCGCCCCTGGGCGGCGCGCTGGCCCTCGTGGGATGGCGCTGGCCCTTCCTCGCCTACGCCGCCGCCATCCCCCTGGCCGTGCTCGCCTGGGCGTGGATGCCCGAGACCCGCGGCAAGGCCCCGGTGTCGACGGGCCAGTACCTCAAGGACGTGGCCCGGGTGGTGCGCAACCCGCGCCTGCTGCTGGCCTTCGCCGCCGGCTTCCTGCGCTTCTTCCTGGACTACGCCTTCTTCACCTATCTGCCGCTGTACCTGGTGCGCGCCCACGGATTCTCCACCGCCGGCGCGGGCCTGCTGCGCTCCTTCCACGCGCTGGGCGCCATGGTGACGTCGAGCCAGGCCGGACGCCTCGCGGGCGCGTGGGACAAGGGGCGGCTGGTGCTGGGCGCCTTCGTGGTGAGCGGCCTCGCGCTGCTGGTCGTGTCCTTCGCTTCCGGCACCGGCACCCTGGTCCCGGCGCTGGTGCTCTACGGCCTCGCCAACGGCATCATCTCGCCCATGCAGAAGAGCCTGCTCACGCAGAACGCGCCGCTGGAGCTGCGCGGCGGGGTCATCTCCCTCGACCGCCTGAGCCAGCAGGTCGCCAAGACCGCCGGGGTGTCCGGCATCGGCCTGCTGCTGGCGTACACGGAGATGTCCACGCTGTTCCAGGCCATGGCCATCCTTTCCTTCGCGAGCGTGGGCCTGATGGCGCCGCTGGCATGGCGGTCGGGAGACACGCCCAAGGACCCCCTCTCCACCCCCGGATTCCCGCTTTCGCGGGAATGACGGAGGGTGGAACGGGAATGACGGAGGTTAGAACCGGAATGACGGAGGTTAGAACCGGAACGACGGAGGTTAGAACCGGAACGACGGAGGTTGGAACCGGAATGACAAGGAGGACGCCCATGCCCAGGTACAGACAGGACCACATCCACCTCAGGAGCCGGGACCCCGAGGCGACGGCGAAGTATTATCACGACGTGTTCGACGCGAAGATCGTCGAGACCACCCAGACCGACGGGCGCCCCCGGGTCGACCTGGACATCGACGGCATGACCATCTGCATCGCCAGGGCGCAGCCCGACCAGGACGTCCCGTCCGCGCCGGACCGCCCCTACGTCGGGCTCGACCACTTCGGGCTGCAGGTGGACGACCTGGAGGCGGCGGCCGCGGAGTTGCGGCAACGCGGCGCCGAGTTCTTTTCCGAGCCCCGGCTGCTCCGGCCCGGCCTCAAGATCGCCTTCGTGCGCGCCCCGGACGACGTGCGCATCGAGATCGTCGAACGAAAGAACAACCCCACGTAGCCCTTCGCCCGAGCCGCCGGATCCTACGCGTCGGATTCCCGGTACTCCGCGCCGTCGATGGGCAGCTCGGTGCCGAGCCCCTTCTCCACGGCGCGGTCGTAGAGCAACCGGCCGATGACTTGGTCGCCCACGCCCCAGAAGGCTTTGTTCTTGTAGAAGCTGATCTGCTCCTCG
The window above is part of the Deltaproteobacteria bacterium genome. Proteins encoded here:
- a CDS encoding cytochrome c oxidase assembly protein — protein: MTLRTVMGRRRADARSGSGFRGAGSLGRVAAAGAVLAAFSWPRFLMAHGGGHGGPDEPLPFDALMLLFGMMPSGLRLDIMLVLALAAGIYLTGWVRLRGQAEGAATVTGLVLYLGGIAALAVALVSPVDRLAAERLSMHMVQHILLLMIAPLGILLANPFPVVLWGLPGGLRESFAGLFREGCLGRSVLTALTAMPVAWTLYVVNLWGWHHPALYQAALRYWWVHDLEHWMFFVTAVLFWWPILNVAPLYRPTRPLGARVIYLLAATLQNTLLGMAIAVPERILYPFYAAVPGLAALSPIQDQGLGGGIMWVSGHMYVIPILVLVARRLISEDEAANALEHGSLSR
- a CDS encoding TlpA disulfide reductase family protein, whose protein sequence is MKALMSVLWLVALCASAWGTVDGERLRKLGFLVPEASEEAPAFTTVDAAGNKVASEDYRGKVVLLNFWATWCPPCRLEMPDMERLYQEFRGQGLEVVAVNFMETAGEVNAFAEEQKLTYPMLMDPRSEIAGEYGVMRLPETVLIGRRGEVLGKSIGFKPWYKDDVRELMAALLGNGVALAAAPADGAAETEPAGSYDSAYLAGAVLLVIGIYLAFRRRRGRAGSDSQGDSDQS
- a CDS encoding VOC family protein, with product MPRYRQDHIHLRSRDPEATAKYYHDVFDAKIVETTQTDGRPRVDLDIDGMTICIARAQPDQDVPSAPDRPYVGLDHFGLQVDDLEAAAAELRQRGAEFFSEPRLLRPGLKIAFVRAPDDVRIEIVERKNNPT
- a CDS encoding MFS transporter, producing the protein MRFSATSLFDLGELPPELRRSLGLVYASSLLVIMGVNLVQQVLPVMLEPFGITDAEVGLVIAVYTAPAIVLAPLLGVVADRYGRRPLLLGGLLLFGGAGTAVAFAPSFGWVLALRAVQGVGFSAVIPLTIVLIGDLLEDRREVSGQGLKVFIDRVGEVVLPPLGGALALVGWRWPFLAYAAAIPLAVLAWAWMPETRGKAPVSTGQYLKDVARVVRNPRLLLAFAAGFLRFFLDYAFFTYLPLYLVRAHGFSTAGAGLLRSFHALGAMVTSSQAGRLAGAWDKGRLVLGAFVVSGLALLVVSFASGTGTLVPALVLYGLANGIISPMQKSLLTQNAPLELRGGVISLDRLSQQVAKTAGVSGIGLLLAYTEMSTLFQAMAILSFASVGLMAPLAWRSGDTPKDPLSTPGFPLSRE